A section of the Mycolicibacterium anyangense genome encodes:
- the glsA gene encoding glutaminase A: MSELVQRYLDEVVGELAGVTDGALADYIPELAEVDPAGFGLAISSSDGYVYESGDARTEFTIQSISKPFTYALALDQVGEDIVDSKIGVEPSGEAFNEISVDDTTKTPKNPMINAGAIAAVALVPGVSPDERFDTIREFYSACAGRRLDFDEDVYRSEKATGSRNRAIAYMLDSFGVLADDPDDVLDVYFRQCSLRVTSVDLARMGATLARGGINPQTGRRVTSTRVVQRTLSVMVTCGMYNAAGDWVSAVGLPAKSGVGGGIVAVLPGQLGIGVYSPLLDARGNSVRGVLLCRNLSERLGLHFLTVSRESRSTVRAIYEPTPGIRVYELHGDLMFAGAEQVARTVQRNLDEFEVAIVDVTRVDDINDSARDLLAEVSRSLRDAGKQGLVVDPDRVVIRTGRGYHDSVFSTVEDALVTGEKVLRAKPTL; the protein is encoded by the coding sequence GTGTCCGAACTGGTGCAGCGCTACCTCGACGAGGTCGTCGGGGAACTCGCCGGTGTCACCGACGGCGCGTTGGCCGACTACATCCCCGAGCTCGCCGAGGTCGATCCCGCCGGATTCGGGCTGGCGATCTCGTCCTCGGATGGCTATGTCTACGAATCCGGCGACGCGAGAACAGAATTCACCATCCAGTCGATCTCGAAGCCGTTCACCTACGCGCTGGCCCTCGACCAGGTGGGGGAGGACATCGTCGACAGCAAGATCGGCGTGGAACCCTCCGGTGAGGCGTTCAACGAGATCAGCGTCGACGATACGACCAAGACCCCCAAGAACCCGATGATCAACGCGGGCGCGATCGCGGCCGTCGCCTTGGTGCCCGGCGTCAGCCCCGACGAACGGTTCGACACGATCCGCGAGTTCTACTCGGCCTGCGCCGGGCGTCGATTGGACTTCGACGAGGACGTCTACCGCTCCGAAAAGGCCACCGGCAGCCGCAATCGCGCGATCGCCTACATGCTCGACAGCTTCGGGGTGCTCGCCGACGATCCCGATGACGTTCTCGACGTGTATTTCAGGCAGTGCTCACTGCGCGTGACGAGTGTAGACCTGGCCAGGATGGGGGCCACCCTAGCTCGCGGCGGGATCAACCCGCAGACCGGGCGGCGGGTTACCAGCACTCGGGTGGTGCAACGGACGCTGTCGGTGATGGTGACCTGCGGCATGTACAACGCTGCCGGAGATTGGGTCAGCGCAGTCGGGTTGCCGGCCAAGAGCGGGGTGGGCGGCGGAATCGTCGCGGTGCTCCCTGGGCAGCTGGGCATCGGCGTGTACTCACCGTTGCTGGATGCGCGCGGCAACAGTGTGCGTGGAGTCCTGTTGTGCCGCAACCTCTCCGAACGCCTGGGCCTGCACTTCCTGACCGTCAGCCGCGAATCACGCTCGACGGTCCGCGCCATCTACGAGCCCACCCCGGGGATCAGGGTCTACGAGTTGCACGGCGACCTGATGTTCGCCGGCGCCGAGCAGGTGGCCCGCACCGTGCAGCGCAACCTCGATGAGTTCGAGGTGGCCATCGTCGACGTCACCCGCGTCGACGACATCAACGACTCCGCCCGCGACCTGCTCGCCGAGGTGAGCCGGTCATTGCGCGACGCCGGCAAGCAGGGTCTGGTCGTAGACCCCGACCGAGTGGTCATCCGGACTGGCCGCGGCTATCACGACAGCGTGTTCAGCACCGTCGAGGACGCGTTGGTCACCGGGGAAAAAGTGTTGCGCGCCAAGCCGACTCTCTAA